A DNA window from Camelina sativa cultivar DH55 chromosome 13, Cs, whole genome shotgun sequence contains the following coding sequences:
- the LOC104736575 gene encoding transcription initiation factor TFIID subunit 15-like, translating into MNRPGDWNCRLCSHLNFQRRDSCQRCREPRVLGGISTDLISGFGNSFGFNTGPDVRPGDWYCNLGNCGTHNFANRSSCFKCGAAKDEFPSSSAAATTGFIDMNAGPRRGGLFGFGSSSGGGGTGRSPWKSGDWICPRSGCNEHNFASRSECFRCNAPKEPATEPPY; encoded by the exons atgaataggCCGGGAGATTGGAACTGCAGATTGTGTAGCCACCTCAACTTCCAGAGAAGGGATTCATGCCAACGTTGCAGAGAGCCTAGAGTACTGGGCGGCATAAGTACGGACTTAATCAGCGGTTTTGGTAACTCCTTCGGTTTCAACACAGGGCCAGACGTGAGACCGGGTGATTGGTATTGCAACCTTGGGAATTGTGGGACGCACAATTTTGCCAACAGGTCTAGTTGCTTCAAGTGCGGTGCCGCTAAAGATGAGTTTCCAAGCTCAAGTGCCGCTGCAACAACGGGGTTTATAGACATGAATGCTGGTCCAAGACGTGGTGGCCTTTTTGGTTTTGGCAGCAGCAGTGGTGGTGGCGGCACAGGACGTTCTCCTTGGAAATCTGGAGATTGGATTTGCCCAAg GTCAGGCTGCAACGAACATAATTTCGCAAGCAGATCAGAGTGCTTCAGGTGTAACGCACCAAAGGAACCTGCCACTGAACCACCCTATTag